A portion of the Luxibacter massiliensis genome contains these proteins:
- a CDS encoding dipeptidase, whose translation MGNLIDMHCDTISRLMNKPGESLRDNSLCVDIKGMKEAGTLVQFFACFVNVQALSAKPAAAVRKGEITKEAWDRGYEEVLAMAARIDKEQTEELKPILSFEDILDNEREGIISSVKTVEEGGILNGNLGRLEQLYNRGIRLVTLTWNYPNCLGFPNSRERSDMQKGLTDLGIQAVKCMNQLGIIVDVSHLSDGGFWDCIQYSDMPICASHSNARELCPHPRNLSDEMLISLGNKGGVAGLNFYPPFLRAEKGAKIQDIARHAAYIIKVAGEETPAIGTDFDGFDYKEGDGWIRHVGDIGMVWEEMRKQGITERQLDKVMEGNARRILKEVL comes from the coding sequence ATGGGAAATCTGATAGATATGCATTGTGATACCATCAGCAGGCTGATGAATAAGCCGGGAGAGAGTCTTAGAGATAACAGCTTGTGTGTGGATATTAAAGGGATGAAAGAAGCCGGGACATTGGTTCAGTTCTTTGCCTGTTTTGTCAACGTGCAGGCTTTATCAGCAAAACCGGCAGCGGCAGTACGGAAGGGGGAGATTACAAAAGAGGCTTGGGACAGGGGATATGAAGAAGTACTGGCGATGGCAGCGCGGATTGACAAAGAACAGACAGAAGAGTTAAAACCAATCCTTTCATTTGAAGACATTTTAGATAATGAAAGGGAAGGAATTATTTCATCGGTTAAAACTGTGGAGGAGGGAGGAATTTTAAATGGGAATTTAGGCAGATTAGAGCAGCTTTATAATCGGGGTATACGCCTAGTCACACTGACATGGAATTACCCCAACTGCCTGGGATTTCCGAACAGCCGTGAGAGGTCAGACATGCAGAAAGGATTGACGGATTTGGGGATTCAGGCAGTCAAATGTATGAATCAGCTGGGAATCATCGTAGACGTCTCCCATTTATCTGACGGGGGGTTCTGGGATTGTATTCAATACAGTGATATGCCTATATGCGCATCCCATTCAAATGCAAGAGAATTATGCCCTCATCCAAGAAATCTATCAGATGAAATGCTGATATCCCTGGGAAATAAAGGGGGTGTGGCAGGACTTAATTTTTACCCGCCTTTTTTGCGGGCGGAGAAAGGAGCCAAGATTCAGGATATTGCCAGGCACGCCGCCTACATTATCAAAGTGGCAGGGGAGGAAACCCCGGCCATTGGGACAGATTTTGATGGGTTTGACTATAAAGAGGGAGATGGATGGATCCGCCATGTTGGGGATATAGGGATGGTCTGGGAAGAAATGAGGAAGCAGGGCATTACAGAGAGGCAGCTGGACAAAGTTATGGAGGGGAATGCAAGACGTATTCTAAAAGAAGTGCTGTGA
- a CDS encoding gamma-glutamyl-gamma-aminobutyrate hydrolase family protein — MKPKIGVVVCGLIDDRQFVTNTYIQSVRYAGGLPMILPLIRSDSAIQEYTSFCDGFLFCGGNDITPLLFGQEPRNGIGKTDITLDLFQIRLMKAVLSTQKPVFSICRGMQVFNVACGGSIYQDISLQPGKPLNHMQQSYTRSEVSHKIIVERGTQLRRYIGSHLEVNSFHHQTIGALGKNLTACAHATDKTIEAIEISSHPFAIGVQWHPECMYRTSAEMRELFSEFVLHTRLRPPKSP; from the coding sequence ATGAAACCTAAAATCGGAGTCGTAGTCTGCGGCCTTATTGACGACAGACAATTTGTAACCAACACCTATATCCAATCCGTACGGTATGCAGGAGGACTTCCAATGATCCTCCCTCTTATCCGTTCTGATTCTGCAATCCAGGAGTACACTTCTTTCTGCGATGGCTTTCTGTTTTGCGGCGGCAACGATATTACACCCCTTCTATTTGGGCAGGAACCTAGAAATGGGATCGGCAAAACCGATATAACTCTCGATTTATTCCAGATCCGCCTGATGAAGGCCGTCCTCTCCACCCAAAAACCAGTTTTTTCAATATGCCGGGGTATGCAGGTCTTTAACGTGGCCTGCGGAGGGTCTATTTACCAAGATATTTCCCTCCAGCCAGGCAAACCTTTAAACCACATGCAGCAATCCTACACCCGCTCTGAAGTCAGCCACAAAATTATCGTAGAACGTGGAACCCAGCTCAGACGCTATATCGGTTCCCACTTGGAGGTAAACAGCTTTCATCACCAGACAATAGGCGCCCTGGGGAAGAATTTGACTGCATGTGCACATGCCACGGATAAGACAATCGAAGCAATCGAAATCTCATCACACCCCTTTGCCATCGGTGTCCAGTGGCATCCTGAGTGTATGTACCGTACATCTGCAGAAATGCGTGAGCTTTTTTCCGAGTTTGTCCTCCATACTCGGCTGCGTCCGCCTAAATCACCTTAA
- a CDS encoding spore coat protein encodes MNEKTMVSDALVGVNGELKMFGDMIPQTENKELKQCLKQIRNQCEMSQEKLYQVAREKSYYVPAAKATQQEIDHVKSILTQPKTF; translated from the coding sequence ATGAATGAAAAAACAATGGTATCTGATGCATTAGTCGGTGTAAACGGTGAACTTAAAATGTTTGGTGATATGATTCCCCAGACAGAAAACAAAGAATTAAAGCAATGCCTGAAGCAAATTCGCAATCAATGTGAAATGTCCCAGGAAAAGCTTTATCAGGTCGCAAGAGAAAAAAGCTATTATGTACCTGCTGCCAAAGCAACACAGCAGGAAATTGACCATGTAAAATCTATCCTGACACAGCCAAAAACTTTCTAA